In the genome of Cystobacter ferrugineus, one region contains:
- a CDS encoding alpha/beta fold hydrolase, translated as MDMPLVTKGDPAHPAILFLHGAGVSGWMWEAQMEPLSSRYHCLAVDLPGFGKNTAAPWASMAHTAGQLAQLVATRTRTGSAHVVGLSLGGHLALRLLAGHPRVCGDVIVSGVTTRPYSSPRAMRLMYAAVMRLSTAKVVLQMSARAMKIPAVYMERFLEDMSTSSPVVMKAVFDELLGSRLPEALGEASGFDGAVHRVLAVAGSREHPKIRAELPDFTRIPGARAARVPDAGHTWNVEHPELFTRMIDDWFGGHQVTPGLLPVEGHAA; from the coding sequence ATGGACATGCCGTTGGTGACGAAGGGGGATCCGGCGCATCCGGCCATCCTGTTCCTGCATGGGGCGGGAGTCAGTGGCTGGATGTGGGAGGCGCAGATGGAGCCGCTCTCGAGCCGCTACCACTGCCTCGCGGTGGATCTGCCGGGGTTCGGCAAGAACACGGCCGCGCCCTGGGCGTCCATGGCCCACACGGCCGGGCAGCTCGCCCAGCTCGTCGCCACCCGGACGCGGACGGGCTCCGCCCATGTCGTGGGCCTGTCCCTGGGGGGGCACCTCGCCCTGCGGTTGCTGGCCGGTCATCCGCGGGTGTGCGGCGACGTCATCGTCAGTGGGGTCACCACCCGGCCCTACTCCTCGCCTCGGGCGATGCGCCTGATGTACGCGGCCGTGATGCGCCTGAGCACGGCGAAGGTGGTGCTCCAGATGAGCGCGCGGGCGATGAAGATCCCCGCCGTCTACATGGAGCGCTTCCTCGAGGACATGAGCACCTCGTCGCCCGTGGTGATGAAGGCGGTGTTCGATGAGCTGCTGGGCTCGCGGCTTCCCGAGGCCCTGGGGGAGGCTTCGGGGTTCGACGGTGCCGTCCATCGGGTGCTCGCCGTCGCGGGCTCGCGGGAGCATCCGAAGATTCGCGCCGAGCTGCCGGACTTCACCCGGATCCCGGGCGCGCGGGCCGCCCGCGTACCGGACGCGGGCCACACCTGGAACGTGGAGCATCCGGAGCTGTTCACGCGGATGATCGACGACTGGTTCGGCGGGCACCAGGTGACTCCGGGCCTTCTCCCCGTGGAGGGGCACGCGGCGTAG
- a CDS encoding energy transducer TonB family protein produces MLLALLLQGAFVGLLALMAYIQVNLPPEPKSKPPSAVALRPMTSQEWEKNRGPLAKTPATAKAPPPKKEEKKPEKRPDGQVVDVAPGNRQEAPDAKYLAEHDNKVQKETRAREQTAHYKTAQPQTTAREARQGSGVSEEQAGHVAGNNGRGADDRPLSEGGKKSAFELPDARRKQEIAMRQDPNNRGPGVEVSNRNESDEVIGNAKRLRLQEGSGDGDEGSEGRVGTSGLARLMPSQAVMDQIIGGAPNDHLRDVEEGDGTFLNTREWKYASFFNRVKQSVGTHWNPNMALMRRDPTGATYAGRDRHTLVRVTLDEQGKVADITIEKSCGLDFLDMEAVESFRRAQPFPNPPPGLLEDDAKVRFSFGFFMDMGGGPRMRLFRQPN; encoded by the coding sequence ATGCTCCTGGCCCTGCTGTTGCAGGGAGCGTTCGTGGGCCTGCTCGCCCTCATGGCGTACATCCAGGTGAACCTGCCCCCCGAGCCCAAGTCCAAGCCGCCGAGCGCCGTGGCGCTGCGGCCCATGACGTCCCAGGAGTGGGAGAAGAACCGGGGTCCGCTGGCCAAGACCCCCGCCACCGCGAAGGCCCCACCTCCGAAGAAGGAGGAGAAGAAGCCCGAGAAGCGTCCGGACGGACAGGTGGTGGACGTGGCGCCGGGCAACCGTCAGGAGGCGCCGGACGCGAAGTACCTCGCCGAGCACGACAACAAGGTCCAGAAGGAGACGCGCGCGCGCGAGCAGACGGCCCACTACAAGACGGCCCAGCCCCAGACGACGGCACGCGAGGCGCGCCAGGGCTCCGGCGTGAGCGAGGAACAGGCGGGGCACGTGGCGGGCAACAACGGCCGGGGCGCGGATGACCGGCCCTTGAGCGAGGGCGGCAAGAAGTCCGCCTTCGAGCTGCCCGATGCCCGGCGCAAGCAGGAGATCGCCATGCGGCAGGACCCGAACAACCGCGGGCCCGGCGTGGAGGTGTCCAACCGCAACGAGAGTGACGAGGTCATCGGCAACGCGAAGCGGCTGCGCCTCCAGGAAGGCTCGGGCGACGGCGACGAGGGCTCCGAGGGCCGCGTGGGCACGTCGGGGCTCGCCCGGCTCATGCCCTCGCAGGCGGTGATGGATCAGATCATCGGCGGCGCCCCGAATGATCACCTCAGGGACGTGGAGGAGGGCGACGGCACCTTCCTCAACACGCGCGAGTGGAAGTACGCGAGCTTCTTCAACCGGGTGAAGCAGAGCGTGGGCACGCACTGGAATCCGAACATGGCGCTCATGCGCCGGGATCCCACGGGCGCCACGTACGCCGGCAGGGATCGCCACACGCTGGTGCGCGTCACCCTGGACGAGCAGGGCAAGGTGGCGGACATCACCATCGAGAAGAGCTGCGGCCTGGACTTCCTGGACATGGAGGCCGTCGAGTCCTTCCGCCGCGCCCAGCCCTTCCCCAATCCTCCGCCGGGCCTGTTGGAGGACGACGCCAAGGTGCGCTTCTCCTTTGGTTTCTTCATGGACATGGGCGGAGGTCCCCGGATGAGGCTCTTCCGCCAGCCCAACTGA
- a CDS encoding cation diffusion facilitator family transporter — MRRVDASPLERNRKVRNVLAAILLANWAVALLKLLLGLKSGSAAVTADGVHSFIDGGSNVLALVAMSVASRPADEEHPYGHGKFEALASLGIGALIGMSMMELGRMALDSLLHGRHPEVTGQMLGVMVGTLLVNLCVTSVEQSWGRKLQSPLLLADARHTLSDVGVTLAVLASLGLVRLGYPKADGLVTLGVMVFVARVAWGIVKQAVGILSDTARLDKQKVATLTLQVPGVRSCHDVRSRGMEGTVYVDLKIEVDPQMSTARAHELADEVEARLQAEFPEVVDVVVHVEPTRALAALPPGKT, encoded by the coding sequence GTGCGCCGCGTGGACGCCTCCCCGCTCGAGCGCAACCGCAAGGTGCGCAACGTTCTCGCCGCCATCCTCCTGGCCAACTGGGCCGTGGCCCTGCTCAAGCTCCTGCTGGGCCTGAAGAGCGGCTCGGCCGCGGTGACGGCCGACGGCGTGCACTCCTTCATCGACGGCGGCTCCAACGTGCTCGCGCTCGTGGCCATGTCCGTGGCCTCCCGGCCCGCGGACGAGGAGCACCCCTATGGCCACGGCAAGTTCGAGGCCCTCGCCTCCCTGGGCATTGGCGCGCTCATCGGGATGTCCATGATGGAGCTGGGGCGCATGGCGCTCGACTCGCTGCTCCACGGCCGCCACCCCGAGGTGACGGGACAGATGCTGGGCGTGATGGTCGGCACCCTGCTCGTCAACCTGTGCGTCACGAGCGTGGAGCAGTCCTGGGGACGCAAGCTCCAGAGTCCCCTGCTGCTCGCGGACGCCCGGCACACGCTCTCGGACGTGGGCGTCACGCTGGCGGTGCTGGCCTCGCTCGGGCTCGTGCGGCTGGGCTACCCGAAGGCCGATGGCCTGGTGACGCTCGGGGTGATGGTCTTCGTGGCGAGGGTGGCGTGGGGCATCGTCAAGCAGGCGGTGGGCATCCTCTCGGACACGGCCCGGCTGGACAAACAGAAGGTGGCCACCCTCACCCTCCAGGTGCCGGGAGTGCGCTCCTGCCACGACGTGCGCAGCCGGGGCATGGAGGGCACGGTGTACGTGGACCTGAAGATCGAGGTGGATCCGCAGATGTCCACCGCCCGCGCCCATGAGCTGGCGGACGAGGTGGAAGCACGGCTGCAGGCGGAGTTCCCCGAGGTGGTGGACGTGGTGGTGCACGTCGAGCCGACGCGCGCTCTCGCCGCGCTGCCTCCCGGCAAGACGTAG
- a CDS encoding homocysteine S-methyltransferase family protein: MSRPHHTAQELEQLFAQRIALLDGAMGSMVQTYPLTEADFRGERFKAHPKDLKGNNDLLCLTRPDVIEDIHARYFAAGADMVETNTFSGTSIAQADYEMGSLVTELNVAAVACARKAALAAEAATPGRRCFVAGAIGPLNRTLSMSPDVNRPDYRAVTWDQVVDAYAEQVRALLSAGVDALLVETIFDTLNAKAALFAIDTCFEELGTRVPVMVSVTITDASGRTLSGQTISAFYHSIRHARPFSVGINCALGAKDMRPYMQELARIAECHVTCYPNAGLPNAFGGYDETPADMASALSDFARQGWVNMVGGCCGSTPDHIAAIAAAMSSFAPRAAIAPSHTMRLSGLEPLVVP; this comes from the coding sequence ATGAGTCGGCCCCACCACACCGCCCAGGAACTCGAGCAGCTCTTCGCCCAGCGCATCGCCCTGTTGGATGGCGCCATGGGCTCCATGGTCCAGACCTATCCGCTCACCGAGGCGGACTTCCGCGGCGAGCGCTTCAAGGCGCACCCCAAGGATCTCAAGGGCAACAACGATCTGCTGTGCCTCACGCGGCCGGACGTCATCGAGGACATCCACGCGCGCTACTTCGCCGCGGGTGCCGACATGGTGGAGACGAACACCTTCAGCGGCACGTCCATCGCCCAGGCGGACTACGAGATGGGCTCGCTCGTCACCGAGCTGAACGTGGCCGCGGTGGCGTGCGCGCGCAAGGCCGCGCTGGCCGCCGAGGCCGCCACCCCGGGCCGGCGCTGCTTCGTCGCCGGGGCCATCGGGCCGCTCAACCGCACGCTGTCGATGTCGCCGGACGTCAACCGCCCCGACTACCGCGCGGTGACGTGGGATCAGGTGGTGGACGCCTACGCGGAGCAGGTGCGCGCGCTGCTGTCGGCCGGGGTGGACGCGCTGCTCGTGGAGACCATCTTCGACACGCTCAACGCCAAGGCCGCGCTCTTCGCCATCGACACCTGCTTCGAGGAGCTGGGCACGCGCGTGCCCGTCATGGTGTCCGTCACCATCACCGACGCCTCGGGGCGCACGCTGTCCGGGCAGACCATCAGCGCCTTCTACCACTCCATCCGCCATGCCCGGCCCTTCAGCGTGGGCATCAACTGCGCGCTCGGCGCCAAGGACATGCGGCCCTACATGCAGGAGCTGGCGCGGATCGCCGAGTGCCACGTCACCTGCTACCCCAACGCCGGCCTGCCCAACGCGTTCGGTGGCTATGACGAGACGCCCGCCGACATGGCGAGCGCGCTGAGCGACTTCGCCCGGCAGGGCTGGGTGAACATGGTGGGGGGCTGTTGTGGCTCCACGCCGGACCACATCGCCGCCATCGCCGCCGCCATGTCGTCCTTCGCGCCTCGCGCCGCGATCGCCCCCTCACACACCATGAGGCTCAGTGGTCTCGAGCCGCTCGTCGTCCCCTAG
- a CDS encoding ArsR/SmtB family transcription factor, giving the protein MLELTETFKALGDPTRLRILRLVGEARLNVSEVVSLVGVAQSSVSHHLTKLKALELIREERQGGFTYYSLMVDEKAPLWPLIRLAKDAPDEHGDLARLTELLQRREDALTLNEKLLEPGQSWRLWASALASLLPPLDVVDFGCGTGVLTVELARWARHVTAIDHNPAALDKARAEAGRLGLRNITFLEADLKALPLESGAQDLVVLSQSLHHVGASDRVLAEGARLLRPGGRMVVLELMPHDEQWVRSRLGHQHLGFEPAALQNAMRAAGLETPTLVAAPRDAASPFKAFLLTGTRPLAPALPPPAPLRPSPLAPRAP; this is encoded by the coding sequence ATGCTCGAACTGACTGAAACGTTCAAGGCCCTGGGAGACCCGACGCGGCTGCGCATCCTGCGGCTCGTGGGCGAGGCGCGTCTCAACGTGTCCGAGGTGGTGTCGCTGGTGGGGGTGGCGCAGTCGTCGGTGTCGCACCACCTGACGAAGCTCAAGGCGCTGGAGCTCATCCGCGAGGAGCGCCAGGGTGGGTTCACCTACTACTCGCTGATGGTGGACGAGAAGGCGCCACTGTGGCCGCTCATCCGCCTGGCGAAGGACGCGCCCGACGAGCATGGCGACCTGGCCCGGCTGACGGAGCTGCTGCAGCGCCGGGAAGACGCGCTCACGCTCAACGAGAAGCTGCTCGAGCCGGGCCAGTCCTGGCGGCTGTGGGCCTCGGCGCTGGCGAGCCTGCTGCCGCCGCTGGACGTGGTGGACTTCGGCTGCGGCACCGGCGTGCTCACGGTGGAGCTGGCGCGTTGGGCGCGACACGTCACGGCCATCGACCACAACCCGGCCGCGCTGGACAAGGCCCGCGCCGAGGCCGGGCGCCTGGGCCTGCGCAACATCACCTTCCTCGAGGCCGACCTCAAGGCGCTGCCGCTGGAGAGCGGGGCGCAGGATCTGGTGGTGCTCTCGCAGAGCCTGCACCACGTGGGCGCGAGTGATCGCGTGCTGGCCGAGGGCGCGCGGCTGCTGCGGCCCGGTGGGCGCATGGTGGTGCTCGAGCTGATGCCGCACGACGAGCAGTGGGTGCGCTCACGCCTGGGCCACCAGCACCTGGGCTTCGAGCCCGCGGCGCTCCAGAACGCGATGCGCGCGGCGGGGCTCGAGACGCCCACGCTGGTGGCCGCGCCCCGCGACGCCGCGTCCCCCTTCAAGGCCTTCCTCCTCACGGGCACGCGCCCCCTGGCGCCGGCCCTGCCGCCCCCTGCCCCCCTTCGCCCCTCTCCCCTCGCCCCCAGAGCCCCATGA